The window TCGCGAAAGAGCAACAGCGACGGCTTCGCGACGACATTTTTGCCGTCGCCGTTGAGGGCGTGGCCGTTGCTTTTGGCTACGGCAATGAGCCGTCGCCACCTTTTTGCGACGGCAGGCAGCGACTGCAAAAGCCGTCGCTTATTTGGCGACGGCAAATGGCGACTGCTTCCACCGTCGCAAATTACCCATTGGCGACGGCAAACTTACCGTGGCAAATTCTATTTATGAAATTAAAAAAAAATCTGGCAAGCATATTAGCTTGCCTAAATTTTTTTTTTTTTAGACAACCTATACAAAAAAATAACTTAAAGATACTGAAAAGAATTGTTCCATTCAATTAGAGTCCTCAAATGTCAATATATTACAACATAAGAACTATCAATATAAGCACATTAAACAGTAATTTGCAAGTGTTTCTACCAAATAGTTTTGACACAAGCACAAAACCAACTAAGTGCAACTATGTCAAAGCCTCCAGAGCCAAAGTTTCAATAGTAGATTATGGTAAATCAGAATCAAAATAAAGTAGCATGCAAATCATATGACAACACTAAGAATTAAAATAAATCAGACTTGTTGTATTCGTCCAATTCCATCTTGTAAGCCTCCATGGCTTCAGCTGGTCATTCCACAACTTCCTCTCTTCCTCACTCAATTCCTATACCTAATAACAACACAATAATTAGTCTCTAGTTCGGTCAATGAAAGAGGACATTGACTTGAAAAACCAACCAAAACAAAGAGTGTACCTTCCACTTAACTAAAATGAGAGCAGTAACGGTGGAGTTAATGATTCCTTGTCTCTCTAGTCAGTGTACCATCCACCACTGCACTGGTAGATGGGTTGAAGACTAGAAGAAAAAAAACATAACAGATGCAATTAGCAGGGTAACAAAACTAAAAACCAACGAGTATAAAAAAGATCTTAGTGACGTGCTCGAAACCGGGCGCGTAATTTAAAAACCCTTTTGTTATTAGTATGTAGTATTGGCAAATAGGGTTCGATCAATCCGGCGACTTAAAGGGCGCTCCTGCAGTCATGGTTAATGAATCAGTAACTATATGTATTTACAAGTATTCAGTTACAAATATACAAATGGTACAATAGATAAAAAGGGGGGATTTTAGGATTTCGTTCTACGTTCCTACTAAAACAGAAAATAAAAGTATTATATACAAGTGATCGGTTCATTCAACATTTCAAACAGAGATAGATTCAAATTCTAACCACACATCAATGTCAAGTTTCATTCCCAATAATCTGAAGTCATGCAAATTCTAATTCAAAGAAACAATCTCGAAATACAAGCTTGAAGAAGTCATTGTATCCCATTAATTCTACTTTAATTGTCTAAGCACAGAGAAGTCTAGAACTTAGAACATTTCATGCATAGGCTGCGATCGATACCTAGCGTCGACTCTAAGTACCCGTCCACATTAAACAGGAATCATTACGATTTATTAGAATGAGATTGAACAACAAACACATATCCGAGAAGTCGTAACATGCAATTGTTGTAGTTTACATTTTTCAACCATTGTTACATAGTTTCCACCACTTTAGATCTATACTTACTTGAAGAAGCTTAGCACAAATCATGGCAATCAGCTAGCATGCATTCTAGCTTTAGTAATTTAAACAAACCGCAAACTTTCAATCAACAAAAAAGTTGCAAGATCAGATCATAGGAAAATCATAAACGAAATACTAACATGCTTTATAAAATTGTGAATCCAAAGAACACAAAAGCAAACAAAACATGCTTCCAAAACTCAAACTTAACATCCGAAACATGCTATTAAATTTGCTAGAGAAGTCTGAACAAAAGTAAAGGTAGGTTTACACTTTGATCAATCTCCAAGAAAGCTTGATGATGCCAAAGGGATGCTCGGCTTCAGTGCTTCAAGTCACCAATGTTGCTGCCTTCATGGAGAAGTCCTTCAAGGCTTGGCAAGGGAGGATGAACTCAGCAAAGGTGGAGAAGAGGAGGCTCGGCTGCTGCTAGGGTTTTCTCTGGTTTCTACGTGAATGAACGACGACCCTTTTTTCTGATATAAAAACCTCCTTTTATAGTGGTCATGTCGACCTAGGGTTTTGCTCCACACCATTGATTAAAAATCCGATCCAAGGGCCACAAATAATAGCACAATATTTTCAGAGAATATTCCTTAGAATTCTCTAGAATATCTTGCACATTAAGAGTTTGAATTCGACTGGAATTGTGGCTGAATACATTGCTTGTTTTCCAAATTGAATTCGGCTTGAATCTCTCCTTGTTAATTGCTGATTTGCTGCTGATAATTCTTCCCATATTTGTGTCATTTAATGTCCCTAGAAAAGGAATATAAATCAGATATAAACTCTAGGAATATTAGGAATTTATATGGAGAATAAAAGGTAAGAATTTCCCTTAATTTCCTTGATGTTTGCTGCATTATCTCCACATAAATTCGGCTGGAAACCCTAAAAAGATGGTGCCATTCTCCTCCTTTTATGTGACAGAATTTCGGCCTAATCCATGTAGGATTTGGTTTCCTTGCTTCATGTGGAATCCCTGTCTCAAGAGGAAAGAAAGTTTTCAAAATAATTCAGGAAAGTCAAAATAGGAAAGATTCAAAGTTAGTAAGTTTCCCCAATCAAAATAGGAAAGTTTCCCAAAATGAAATAGGAAAGTTTATCCTTATCAAAACAGGAAAATTTCCTAGACGACTTATCCTTCTTAATCCGCCGTTTTTAGCTTCCTTTTTCACTTTTCCGCTCTTTTACCTTTACAATCACAAAACATGTTTAAAATGACAATATTAAGAGAATAACATAACTAAATAAGGTAGGAAATACGTTAACATCGTAGCACTTTGTGCTCCTATCACTTAGTCTGATTAAGTGATAGAAGAAAAGTTGGAAAAGAGATTATAGAATACTCAAAAAAATCAGGTAAGAGAAAGAAAGAGAGATGAATATGTTTGATTTGATAAAAAGCAAATGTTGTCCAATAAGAAGCGGTGTCATGTAATTGTTGCAGGAATTGGGCATACTGTTTTTCTGAGATATCTCGGATATTTTCAAACCTTTCCAGTTACTACATATCTATCATTTGCCACAATAGTATTTAACAATGCCTAGTGGATCAATCTAGCAAAATTTACATTTCCTTGAAATTGTCTCAATTACCTACTGTATCACTCAAAACAGAAGAGTATAGGAAAGCAAACAGTCCAAAAGATACCAATGCACATCTAGCTCACATATGTGGCAAAAAAAAGGAGTAATTAAAAAGACACCATGTATTAGCAAAAAAATTTCATCATGAATAAATATGGGAAACAAAAGAACATGTAGGTTCAACATCTAGAGTAAACATTTAGGATCATTAACTTCCAACATTAAAATTTAGAGTGCAAAACAGTTATGCAACTACCTTCTTGTTCCTTGACGAAACTAACAATAACAGGCTGATTAGTTGCATATTGCATGTTTAATGCCCAAGAGGAGTTGCTACTTTTCATCCCTGGTCACGAAAAGTTCATACCATTAAACAAGGTGTTTATGCAAATCATAAAACTTTAAATTTCAACACAGAAAAGAATGACAATTTATATATATATAACACTTGAGATAATTAAGTTTACCATAAAATGTGACTACACTCATATGTTTGTGAGATACCAATGCACACTTGAGATGATTAAGTTTACCATAAAACGGAGTTCATGATGTATGGGAAAAGATGAAAGCAAATAGACTGAACTGCCAGCTTTTCTGAAAATTTGCAGCAGCATATACTTGGTT of the Fragaria vesca subsp. vesca linkage group LG6, FraVesHawaii_1.0, whole genome shotgun sequence genome contains:
- the LOC101297562 gene encoding uncharacterized protein LOC101297562, with protein sequence MKSSNSSWALNMQYATNQPVIVSFVKEQEGIPHEARKPNPTWIRPKFCHIKGGEWHHLFRVSSRIYVEIMQQTSRKLREILTFYSPYKFLIFLEFISDLYSFSRDIK